Genomic DNA from Comamonas resistens:
GAGCCGATTCGTGAAGCCATTGTCAATGCCTGCCGTACCGGTCAGATCGGTGACGGATTGGTCTGGACGGTGGACATCGCCGAGATGCATCGCATCCGCGATGGTGAAGAGGTCTGATACCGGCTGGGCAACAATTCGAAGGGGCGCCATGTGCGCCCCTTTTTCATGCGCTGAAGGAAAATTTCGCGATTTTCGAAAATCGGGTCAAAAAGGCTGTGCTACAATTTTTGTACTGCAGCGATGAGGCACTGTCTTGTTGCTCAAGGGGGTATAGCTCAGCTGGGAGAGCGCTTGCATGGCATGCAAGAGGTCATCGGTTCGATCCCGTTTACCTCCACCAAAATTTTTGACGACTGATCGAAAGATCAGAAACGTTCTAGGAATTGACCCTATCGTCTAGAGGCCTAGGACATCACCCTTTCACGGTGAGTACCGGGGTTCGAATCCCCGTAGGGTCGCCAAGTTTGAAGCGCTTGCAGCTACATGATATGTAGCAAAGCTTCCTGCCAGGAGTGGTAGTTCAGTTGGTTAGAATACCGGCCTGTCACGCCGGGGGTCGCGGGTTCGAGTCCCGTCCACTCCGCCAGATACAAAAACCGCCATCAAGCAATTGATGGCGGTTTTTTCTTTGCCTGAAAAGAAAACAGGCCTTCGTAAAGGCCATGTCTTCGATATGGATGGAATTACTTGGGTGCCATGCGGATGGCGCCGTCCAGACGGATCACTTCGCCGTTGAGCATATCGTTGTCCAGGATATGTTTGACCAGCTTGGCATAGTCCTCGGGCTTGCCGAGGCGGCTGGGGAAGGGCACGCTGGCGGCCAGTGCATCCTGCACTTCCTGCGGCATGGTGAACAGCATGGGGGTGCCAAAGATGCCGGGCGCAATCGTCATATTGCGGATACCGCTGCGCGCCAGGTCGCGAGCGATGGGCAGGGTCATGCCGACGACACCACCCTTGGAGGCAGCATAGGCCGCCTGGCCGATCTGGCCGTCATAGGCTGCAACGCTGGCCGTGGAGATCAGCACACCACGCTCGCCGGTAGCTTCGGGCTCGTTCTTGCTCATGGCATCGGATGCCAGGCGAATCATGTTGAAGCTGCCAACCAGGTTGACCATGATGGTCTTGGTATAGGTGGCCAGGCTATGGGGGCCGTTCTTGCCCACGGTTTTTTCTGCAGGAGCAATGCCTGCACAGTTCACCAGGCCAACCAGCTTGCCCAGGCTGGTAGCCTTGGCCACCACGGCCTGACCATCGGCTTCGTTGCTGACATCGCAGCGCAGATAAACACCGGCGATTTCGCGCGCTACGGCCTCACCGCGCTCGGTGTTCATGTCCGCAATCACAACCTTGCCGCCATTGGCGGCCAGCATGCGGGCCGTGCCTTCTCCCAAACCCGAAGCACCGCCGGTGACGATGAATACCCGATCCTGAATTTGCATGAGCTGTCTCCTGAAATGTGACGTTGACGTAAACGTCAATTATGCACAGAGACCGGCCAGTATTCGTATTGCGGAAAGCGCACAAAAAAAAGCCCGGTCTCAAAAGGCCGGGCTTGAAGGGATCCGTGAAACGGGGGTTTCAGGAGGATCCAAGGAGACAACTTGTGTGAGATCGTCTGATCTCGCATGCTGGCAATTATAGGTGTAAACCCTAGGTATTGCCAAGCCTGCAGAAAAACCTTGCTTAACGCTTGCCGCTGGAGGCGGTCTTCACCGCTTCGGCAGCGGTTTGGGTGGCGGCATTGAAGTTGGCTTCGGCGACGTCGGAGGCTTGCTTGACAGCCTTTTGCACGGAGTCAAAAGCGCTGTTGGCGGCAGAAACGGCGCTCTTCAGCACGGCCACGGCAGATTCGGAACCGGCGGGAGCGTTCTTGGCGGAAGTTTCCACCAGGCTGTTGAAGTTCTTGCGAGCTTCGGCGGACTGGGCTTCCAGGGCCTTGTTGAATTCGGCAGCGGTGCTGCTGGCGATGTCATACAGGTGGCGGCTGTAAGAAGCGGTCTTCTCTGCCAGGGGCTGGAACAGGCCGGCTTGCAGTGTCAACAGCTCTTGTGCGTCCTTGACGCTCAGAACAGCTTGTGTGTGCTGGGCAGCTTCGTTCAGGGCTGCGCGAGAAGCGGTGACATTCAGTTCCACCAGCTTTTCCACGCCGGCGAAAGCCTTGCTGGTCAGGCCGAACAGGGTTTCGATGTTGGCTTTGTGGGCGCTCAGGATTTGGTCAGGGGTCAGGCTCATTTCAATGCTCCAAATTTACGGATCTAACAAAGGGATCGGACCGGAGAAACATCTGCTCTGACATGATCATTCTCCTTGAATGACTTTATGTTGCAGTGCAGCATGGAATGAATTGTGAAAGAGTTTCTTCGGCAATGCAAGCATTAAATTGTTGCAGTGCAGCACAAAAGATTGATGACTGTTGTTTTTGAGTAAGTATTTGATTTCTCTCAACTTTGTTATGTCGGATAACTGACTTTGAGAGAGGCAGGCATTAGCTTGTGTACCCATGTCGCCTGTGTGCTGACGGCTTTCAAGGCGGGCTGCAAAATGCCTGAATGAGTGAAATCCAATCCCCCAAAGCAGGCCGGGCACAGCCACAGGAGCGCAGCAGTTATTGTGTATTTCGCGATATCAGCACGCGCTGGTCTGACAACGATGTCTATGGGCATGTGAATAACGTCGTCTATTACAGCTGGTTCGATACGGCAGTGAATGCCTATCTGATCGAGCATGGAGCGCTGGATATTCATGCGGGCCAGACCATTGGTCTGGTCATAGAGACGCAGTGCAATTACTTTGCTCCACTGGCCTTTCCGCAGTCCGTGGAGGCGGGGATTCGCGTCGCGCATATCGGCAGCTCCAGTGTGCGCTATGAGGTGGGTCTGTTTGCCAAGGGACAGACGCATTCGGCGGCGGCCGGGCACTTTGTCCATGTCTATGTGGATCGTGAGTCGCGCAGGCCGGCGAGCCTGCCTGAAGCCCTGCGCCAGGCATTGCTGCCGTTGAAGACCTGAGGTTCTCAAGAAACATAGCTGATAGCGCTTGATGGATAAGCGCTGCAGCCATATTTCATCAAGTTTTTGCTGAGCCCTTGGCTCAGGCAGGGCAGTTAAGGCCAGAGGCCATTGGCTCACTGTGAATCGCCTACACTCATAAACCTTCTTGAGGCGGGCCGGGCATGCATGCGGCCAACCTTGTCCAATGATTGAACACGGACCGCCAAGGCCCACCGTCGTCCATGATCATCACCAGCCTGCTAGACACCGACCTGTACAAATTCACGATGATGCAGGTGGTGCTGCATCAGTTTCCGGGCGCGCAGGTGGAATACCGCTTCAAATGCCGCAATCCCGGAGTGGAGCTGGCTCCCTATGTCAATGAAATCCGCGAAGAGATCCGTTCGCTGTGCAAGCTGCGCTTTCAGGATGCCGAGCTGGCCTATCTGAGTTCGCTGCGCTTTATCAAAAGCGATTTTGTGGATTTTCTGAGCCTGTTTCAGCTCAACGACAAATACATCACGGTCACGCCTTTGGCCAATGGAGAGATCGACATCACCATCAAAGGCCCATGGCTGCACACGATTCTTTTCGAAATTCCGGTGCTGGCCATCGTCAATGAGGTGTACTTCCGCAATACCCAGCCCGTGCCCGATTTTCTGGAGGGGCGCAAGCGCCTGGACGAGAAGATCGCACTGCTGCAGGGCACTGGCCTGGAGTCGCTCAAGATTGCCGATTACGGTACGCGCAGGCGCTTTTCCAAGGCCTGGCATGAAGAGGTGCTGCGCGTGCTCTGCGCCAAGCTGGGCCATGCAGGCTCGCGCGTGAATGGTCCAGCTTCGGGCCAGCGCAAGGGCCAGCTGGCAGGCACGAGCAATGTGCTGTACGCGATGAAGCTGGGCCTGATTCCGTTGGGTACCTTGGCCCATGAATATCTGCAGGCCTGCCAGTCTCTGGGCCCACGGCTGCGCGACAGCCAGATCTTTGGTTTCGAGACCTGGGCTCGGGAATATCGTGGCGATCTGGGCATTGCGCTGTCCGATGTCTACGGCATGTCGGCGTTCCTGCGTGACTTCGATCTGTACTTCTGCAAGTTGTTCGACGGCGCGCGCCATGACAGCGGTGACCCGTTTGACTGGGGTGAGCGCCTGATTGCGCACTACAAG
This window encodes:
- a CDS encoding 3-hydroxyacyl-CoA dehydrogenase, which encodes MQIQDRVFIVTGGASGLGEGTARMLAANGGKVVIADMNTERGEAVAREIAGVYLRCDVSNEADGQAVVAKATSLGKLVGLVNCAGIAPAEKTVGKNGPHSLATYTKTIMVNLVGSFNMIRLASDAMSKNEPEATGERGVLISTASVAAYDGQIGQAAYAASKGGVVGMTLPIARDLARSGIRNMTIAPGIFGTPMLFTMPQEVQDALAASVPFPSRLGKPEDYAKLVKHILDNDMLNGEVIRLDGAIRMAPK
- a CDS encoding phasin family protein is translated as MSLTPDQILSAHKANIETLFGLTSKAFAGVEKLVELNVTASRAALNEAAQHTQAVLSVKDAQELLTLQAGLFQPLAEKTASYSRHLYDIASSTAAEFNKALEAQSAEARKNFNSLVETSAKNAPAGSESAVAVLKSAVSAANSAFDSVQKAVKQASDVAEANFNAATQTAAEAVKTASSGKR
- a CDS encoding acyl-CoA thioesterase; this encodes MSEIQSPKAGRAQPQERSSYCVFRDISTRWSDNDVYGHVNNVVYYSWFDTAVNAYLIEHGALDIHAGQTIGLVIETQCNYFAPLAFPQSVEAGIRVAHIGSSSVRYEVGLFAKGQTHSAAAGHFVHVYVDRESRRPASLPEALRQALLPLKT
- the pncB gene encoding nicotinate phosphoribosyltransferase, with protein sequence MIITSLLDTDLYKFTMMQVVLHQFPGAQVEYRFKCRNPGVELAPYVNEIREEIRSLCKLRFQDAELAYLSSLRFIKSDFVDFLSLFQLNDKYITVTPLANGEIDITIKGPWLHTILFEIPVLAIVNEVYFRNTQPVPDFLEGRKRLDEKIALLQGTGLESLKIADYGTRRRFSKAWHEEVLRVLCAKLGHAGSRVNGPASGQRKGQLAGTSNVLYAMKLGLIPLGTLAHEYLQACQSLGPRLRDSQIFGFETWAREYRGDLGIALSDVYGMSAFLRDFDLYFCKLFDGARHDSGDPFDWGERLIAHYKANKIDPLSKVLIFSDGLTIPKTIELFERFNGRCQLAFGIGTNLTNDLGSPPSHVPLQIVIKMTRCNGQPVAKLSDTPGKSMCDDEKYLAYLRQVFSIAAPQRA